ATGCCGGCGCAGTCGATCGCCCGGAAGGCCGCGATGGCCAGCTCCTGAATGCGCCGGGTCAGCTCCGTCGAGACGGGGGCGGGGACGATGAGCCGCGCCTGACCCTCGGCGTACTTGGTGGCGTAGTCGTACCACTCGCCGTCGTAACGGACCTCGCCGGGCAGCGACGCGACCGGGGCCTCGTTGCCCAGCACGCTGACCTCGATCTCGCGCCCGTGCACGGCGCGCTCGACCAGGATCTTCCGGTCGTGGCGCGCCGCCTCGTCCAGCGCCGGCGCGAGCGCGGCGGCATCAGTGACCTTCGTGATGCCCACGCTGGAGCCGAGGTTGGACGGCTTGACGAAACAGGGAAAGCCGATGGTCTCGGCGACCCGGCGGGCGACGCCGGCCGGGTCCTCGCGCCATTGGCGGCGGAGCGCGACCAGGTATTCGACGACGGGGAGACCGTGGGCGCGAAAGACGGCCTTCATCGTCGCCTTGTCCATGCCGACCGCCGAGGCCAGCACGCCGGCGCCGGCGTACGGCAGGTCGGCCAGCTCGAAGAGTCCCTGGATCGTGCCGTCCTCGCCGTAGGGGCCGTGGAGCATGATGATCACCACGTCGAGCGCCTGACGCAGCTCGGCCGGCAACCCACCGGCCGGCTCCACGCGCGCCAGCGCCGTCTCGCTCGTGCCCACGCGCGCCTCGGCGCGATCGGCCAGGGCCTTCTTGACGTTGCCGGTGGCGTCGCCGGCGGGCAGCGCGATGCGCGCTTCCGCGGCCAGCGTCCGCAGCGGGTCGCCGCCGACGACCCAGCGCCCGTCGCGCGTGATCCCGATGGGCACGACGGTGTGGCCGCCGCGCTCGACCGCCGCGATGACGGATGCCGCCGAGGCCAGCGACACTTCGTGCTCGCCCGAGCGGCCGCCGAAGACCACGCCGACGCGCAACGCAGACATGCAGCGATTCTAGCAGGACGCCGGCGGAGAAAGGCGGATCCGGCCCGCGAGGATCCGCGGCGATCAGCTCGTCTGGAGCGCGATGAAGAACGCGCGGGCGATCAGGCCGGCCACCTGCTGCATCCACGGCAGCCACGCGTCCACCGTGAAGTAGGCCAGAACGGCGAAGCCGATCCAGAACAGCAGCGTGCCGACCACCTCCGGGAGCCGGATCAGCCTCTGGAGGAAGGCGCCCGCCGTGGCCGACGCGAACATGGGGACACAGGCCACCAGGCCGACGGCCACGGGGGTGAGCAGCAGGAAGGCAAAGACGATGAACAGGGCCTCACCGCGCCCCGTATCCCTGGTGAGGAGCTCGCGGTCGGATCGAGCGGCCAGGCGATCCAGCTCCTGATCGACGCGCCCCGTCGAGATCAGGCCGAAGTACGAGGCCAGGGCCAGCAGCGCGAGCACGAAGACGAACCACTGCGGCCACCGCCAGGACGTCACGCCGCGCACCGGTCCGCCCCCTTCCGGGCTACGCGCCCGGGCCTCGCCGCTGCGCGCGCCAGCGTCGCCACTCGGCGAGCCGGCGCGCCAGCTCCGCCTCCAGCCCGCGGCCGCTCGGCCGGTAGTATTCGCGCCCGCTCAGCGCGGGGGGAAGATGCTCCTGGTCGACCCGGGCATCCGGCGCATCGTGGGCGTACTGATAGTCGCGACCATAACCGAGATCCCTCATGAGCCCGGTCGGCGCGTTGCGGATGTGCAGCGGCACGGGCTCGGCGGGGCGCTCGGTGACGTCTTCCTTGGCGGCCTCGAAGGCGGTGTAGACGGCGTTGGACTTGGGCGCCAGCGCCAGGTACAGGGTCGCCTGAGCCAGCGCGAGCTCCCCCTCGGGCGAGCCCAGGAAGTCGTAGGCGTCCTTGGCGGCGAGCGCCAGCGTCAGCGCTGTGGGGTCGGCGTTGCCGACGTCCTCGGAGGCGAAGCGCACCAGCCGCCGCGCGAGGTAGAGCGGCTCCTCCCCGGACTCCAGCATGCGGGTCATCCAGTAGAGGGCGGCGTCGGGGTCGGAGTCCCGCAGCGATTTGTGGAGCGCGGAGATAAGGTTGAAGTGCTCCTCGCCCGCCTTGTCGTAGAGGAGCGTCTTCTTCTGCGCCGCCTCCTGAATGGCGCGCTCGGTGACCCGCGGCCGTCCACCCTCGCGAGAGGCCAGCGTCACCGCCAGCTCCAGGATGTTGAGCGCTCCCCGGGCGTCGCCGTTGGCCAGCCGGGCGATCAGCCGCAACGCCTCGTCGTCGACGTCGGGCGCGGCCCCGGCCAGCCCGCGCTCGGCGTCGCCGAGCGCGCGCTTGAGGATCGTGAGCAGGTGGTCTTCACCGAGCGCGTTCAGCACGTAGACGCGGCACCGCGAGAGCAGAGCCGCGTTGATCTCGAAGGACGGGTTCTCGGTGGTGGCCCCCACCAGCACGAGCGTGCCCTTCTCGACGTGGGGCAGGAACGCGTCCTGCTGCGCGCGATTGAAGCGGTGGATCTCGTCGACGAAGAGAATCGTGCGCCGGCCGCGCCGCGCGCGTTCGGCCTCCGCCTCGGCGACCACCTGGCGGATCTCCTTCACCCCCGACAGGACCGCGGAAAAGGCCATGAAGCGCGCGCCGGTGACCTGCGCCATCAGCGACGCCAGCGTGGTCTTGCCGGAACCCGGCGGCCCCCAGAGGATCATCGA
Above is a window of Candidatus Methylomirabilota bacterium DNA encoding:
- a CDS encoding D-alanine--D-alanine ligase family protein; amino-acid sequence: MSALRVGVVFGGRSGEHEVSLASAASVIAAVERGGHTVVPIGITRDGRWVVGGDPLRTLAAEARIALPAGDATGNVKKALADRAEARVGTSETALARVEPAGGLPAELRQALDVVIIMLHGPYGEDGTIQGLFELADLPYAGAGVLASAVGMDKATMKAVFRAHGLPVVEYLVALRRQWREDPAGVARRVAETIGFPCFVKPSNLGSSVGITKVTDAAALAPALDEAARHDRKILVERAVHGREIEVSVLGNEAPVASLPGEVRYDGEWYDYATKYAEGQARLIVPAPVSTELTRRIQELAIAAFRAIDCAGMARVDFFLEGDRVLVNEINTIPGFTATSAYARMWEASGLDYVSLINRLIELALERHRDKGGHSP
- a CDS encoding replication-associated recombination protein A, which codes for MRPRTLDEVVGQEHLLGPGHVLRTALERGELHSMILWGPPGSGKTTLASLMAQVTGARFMAFSAVLSGVKEIRQVVAEAEAERARRGRRTILFVDEIHRFNRAQQDAFLPHVEKGTLVLVGATTENPSFEINAALLSRCRVYVLNALGEDHLLTILKRALGDAERGLAGAAPDVDDEALRLIARLANGDARGALNILELAVTLASREGGRPRVTERAIQEAAQKKTLLYDKAGEEHFNLISALHKSLRDSDPDAALYWMTRMLESGEEPLYLARRLVRFASEDVGNADPTALTLALAAKDAYDFLGSPEGELALAQATLYLALAPKSNAVYTAFEAAKEDVTERPAEPVPLHIRNAPTGLMRDLGYGRDYQYAHDAPDARVDQEHLPPALSGREYYRPSGRGLEAELARRLAEWRRWRAQRRGPGA